One genomic segment of Bacteroidales bacterium includes these proteins:
- a CDS encoding helix-turn-helix transcriptional regulator, whose product MYEKKLPFDIDCGIRITMEVIGGKWKSCIIHELMEGCLRPNEIHKMFPEANPRVINKQLKELEMYGIIRKTIYPVLPPHSEYSLTEVGETLIPIVEKLEKWGDYFQPTMAKILGMEIDPK is encoded by the coding sequence ATGTACGAAAAGAAATTACCTTTTGATATAGATTGCGGTATCAGAATTACAATGGAAGTGATCGGCGGAAAATGGAAAAGTTGTATTATCCACGAATTAATGGAAGGCTGCCTGCGTCCGAATGAAATACATAAAATGTTCCCTGAAGCCAATCCAAGGGTGATCAACAAGCAACTGAAAGAATTGGAAATGTATGGTATCATCAGGAAAACCATTTATCCGGTCTTACCTCCTCATTCTGAATATAGTCTTACCGAAGTGGGTGAAACCTTAATACCTATCGTAGAAAAACTTGAAAAATGGGGTGATTATTTTCAACCTACCATGGCTAAAATATTGGGAATGGAAATAGATCCCAAATAA
- a CDS encoding TIGR04076 family protein, with protein MKAANKRAINHNIDKESFSKGCVGDNSRRKFIRASALFGTSTLLGTNILLGASAKNLTITKGNNSGMDNKGTTKTHKCKITVLKREYNQELADKYLANPNVGKCPYFLEGQEFIVDNEAHFRMMNGKFCGEAWDAISRYIYTALQGGSIMRGWTNDEKMMITCCNDGVRPVIFKLERIDE; from the coding sequence ATGAAAGCAGCTAATAAAAGAGCAATAAATCATAATATAGACAAGGAATCGTTCAGTAAGGGATGTGTTGGAGATAATTCCCGGAGGAAGTTTATCAGGGCTTCTGCGCTATTCGGAACCTCGACATTATTAGGAACGAACATCTTGTTAGGTGCTTCAGCCAAAAATTTAACGATAACCAAAGGAAATAATTCAGGTATGGATAATAAAGGAACAACAAAAACACACAAGTGTAAGATTACAGTCTTAAAAAGAGAATACAATCAGGAACTGGCTGACAAGTATCTTGCCAACCCAAATGTGGGGAAATGTCCGTATTTTCTTGAAGGACAGGAGTTCATTGTTGATAATGAGGCGCATTTCAGAATGATGAACGGAAAGTTCTGCGGCGAAGCATGGGACGCGATCAGTCGTTATATTTACACTGCTTTGCAGGGCGGTTCCATCATGCGGGGTTGGACAAATGACGAGAAAATGATGATCACCTGTTGCAATGACGGGGTTCGTCCGGTAATTTTCAAGCTGGAACGCATTGATGAATAA